The Macrobrachium nipponense isolate FS-2020 chromosome 1, ASM1510439v2, whole genome shotgun sequence genome includes a window with the following:
- the LOC135218781 gene encoding nematocyst expressed protein 3-like, translated as MVLNWAPGDAERSGAVASPGGCCAGHPWTGDHHHCFDPGVCHASSPGVYPACYYGNTLSCGAGPDYWFPEEGRATAARVRHSRLSPRLSVPQEFAPGPSTCTRMSLIAVPPPAVPDVPAVPAAPVVPAVPGPAPADVVPARGVAAPVTGPSGQAL; from the coding sequence ATGGTTCTCAACTGGGCTCCAGGGGACGCCGAGCGTTCGggggctgttgcatcacctggTGGGTGCTGCGCTGGTCACCCATGgaccggtgaccaccaccacTGTTTCGACCCAGGGGTATGCCAcgcctcctcacctggtgtatacccAGCATGTTACTACGGTAACACCCTCAGCTGCGGTGCAGGCCCCGATTACTGGTTTCCCGAGGAGGGTCGTGCCACCGCCGCCCGGGTTCGCCACTCTCGCCTCAGCCCCCGACTTTCGGTGCcccaagagttcgcccctggaCCTTCCACCTGTACCAGGATGTCACTGATTGCTGTTCcgcctcctgctgtacctgacgttcctgccgtgcctgccgctCCTGTCGTGCCTGCTGtgcctggaccagcccctgccgacgtcgttcctgcccgtggtgttgctgccccagtcacgggtccttctggacag